In Juglans regia cultivar Chandler chromosome 13, Walnut 2.0, whole genome shotgun sequence, the following proteins share a genomic window:
- the LOC108996617 gene encoding DNA polymerase delta subunit 4: MAARSENMKGFYRQRKQSGVMKKPLHPSSSSNKSPKHSATFGSDVPALLSHGSPDLKDEYDESEEVLRQFDLNMAYGPCLGMTRQARWERARRLGLNPPDEIERLLKAGKVEPQCLWDGRV, translated from the exons atggcAGCGAGGTCAGAGAACATGAAGGGATTCTACAGACAGAGGAAGCAGAGCGGCGTCATGAAGAAGCCTcttcatccttcttcttcaagcaacAAATCGCCCAAACACTCTGCGACCTTCGGCTCCGATGTCCCCGCTCTCCTTTCCCACGGCTCCCCTGATCTCAAAG ATGAGTATGATGAGAGTGAGGAGGTGTTGCGGCAATTCGACTTGAACATGGCGTACGGACCTTGCCTCGGGATGACCAGACAGGCTCGGTGGGAGCGTGCTCGTCGTCTGGGTTTGAACCCTCCCGACGAAATCGAGCGCCTTTTGAAGGCTGGTAAAGTTGAGCCCCAGTGCTTGTGGGATGGCCGTGTTTAG